In a single window of the Elaeis guineensis isolate ETL-2024a chromosome 4, EG11, whole genome shotgun sequence genome:
- the LOC105031955 gene encoding protein indeterminate-domain 4, chloroplastic produces MASASSTEPFFGIREEDHRNQMKQQQPASMPTSSSAAAPQTAAPVKKKRNLPGNPNPDAEVIALSPKALLATNRFICEVCNKGFQREQNLQLHRRGHNLPWKLRQKSTKEVRRRVYVCPETTCVHHDPSRALGDLTGIKKHFCRKHGEKKWKCDKCSKKYAVQSDWKAHSKTCGTREYRCDCGTLFSRRDSFITHRAFCDALAQESARIPTGLSTIGSHLYGNSSMALGLSQVNSQITSSLQVQSHQSSNNILRLGGGSGSGSHFEHLISSSNPSPFRPPQPLPSSAFFLGGASNQDFNEETQSHHSLLQNKPFHGLMQLPDLQSRATASSSTAAAANLFNLGFFSNSSSTSSISTSNITSNQNNHLLISDPFSSGNGSTESTTLFSGNFMSDHMAAGMSPLLNTSMRNESSLPQMSATALLQKAAQMGSTTSGGSSLLQGFSSASPSGSRSTSFQAIFNGGSNGSGDALRFQMENETRLQDLMNSLANGNAGLFGGSGGVAAFAGSCTTGGHEQQAGGIGGFNSGLCNMDEAKFQHNISPGNLGGSDGLTRDFLGVGNMVRSMGGGLSQRGRHHGIDISSMDHEMKSATSSQSFDGGTLQ; encoded by the exons ATGGCATCGGCTTCATCGACGGAACCCTTCTTTGGAATCAGAGAAGAGGACCACCGCAACCAGATGAAGCAGCAGCAACCAGCCTCCATGCCGACCTCTTCGTCGGCAGCAGCACCGCAGACCGCAGCTCCggtgaagaagaagagaaaccTTCCAGGAAATCCAA ATCCGGACGCGGAAGTTATAGCTTTATCACCCAAGGCACTGTTGGCTACAAACCGCTTCATCTGCGAGGTCTGCAACAAGGGGTTCCAGCGGGAGCAAAACCTCCAGCTCCACCGCCGCGGCCACAACCTGCCATGGAAGCTGCGGCAGAAGAGCACCAAGGAGGTGCGACGCCGCGTTTACGTCTGCCCCGAGACAACATGCGTCCACCATGACCCCTCCCGCGCCCTCGGCGATCTCACCGGCATCAAGAAGCACTTCTGCCGCAAGCACGGCGAGAAGAAATGGAAGTGCGACAAGTGCTCGAAGAAATACGCAGTGCAGTCCGACTGGAAGGCGCACTCCAAGACCTGCGGCACCCGCGAATACCGCTGCGATTGCGGCACTCTTTTCTCCAG GCGCGATAGCTTCATCACTCACAGAGCTTTTTGCGATGCTCTAGCACAAGAGAGTGCGAGGATTCCGACTGGATTGAGCACTATTGGAAGCCACTTATATGGGAACAGTAGCATGGCCTTGGGTTTGTCTCAAGTAAATTCTCAAATTACTTCATCACTACAAGTACAAAGCCACCAATCCTCTAATAATATCCTTCGGCTCGGTGGGGGCAGCGGTAGTGGATCCCATTTCGAGCACCTCATCTCATCTTCAAACCCTTCGCCCTTCCGTCCACCTCAGCCTCTTCCCTCCTCTGCATTTTTCCTTGGCGGTGCCTCGAACCAAGACTTCAATGAAGAAACACAGTCCCACCATTCCTTGCTCCAAAACAAGCCCTTCCATGGGCTGATGCAACTCCCTGATCTGCAAAGTAGAGCCACTGCCTCTTCATCAACCGCCGCAGCCGCCAATCTCTTCAACCTTGGCTTCTTCTCCAACAGCAGCAGCACAAGCAGCATTAGCACCAGCAACATCACTAGCAACCAAAACAACCACTTACTGATTTCTGATCCATTTAGCAGTGGAAATGGGAGTACTGAATCGACCACCCTTTTCTCAGGAAACTTTATGAGCGATCACATGGCTGCGGGCATGTCTCCTCTCCTTAACACCTCAATGCGAAACGAATCCTCCCTTCCTCAGATGTCTGCGACTGCGTTGCTTCAGAAGGCTGCTCAAATGGGTTCGACAACAAGTGGCGGGTCCTCCCTGCTTCAAGGCTTCAGTAGCGCTTCACCTTCTGGTTCAAGGAGCACAAGTTTCCAGGCTATCTTTAATGGCGGCAGCAATGGTAGTGGAGATGCCTTGAGATTTCAAATGGAGAATGAAACCCGTCTCCAAGATCTAATGAATTCACTGGCAAATGGGAATGCTGGTCTTTTTGGTGGCTCCGGAGGGGTGGCAGCATTTGCTGGGAGTTGCACCACTGGTGGGCACGAACAACAAGCTGGTGGAATTGGTGGGTTCAATTCAGGCCTTTGTAACATGGACGAAGCCAAGTTTCAGCACAACATTTCACCTGGGAACCTTGGAGGTTCCGACGGGCTAACAAGAGACTTCCTCGGGGTCGGTAATATGGTGAGAAGCATGGGGGGTGGGCTTTCCCAGAGAGGACGGCACCATGGCATCGACATAAGTTCCATGGATCACGAAATGAAGTCTGCTACCTCTAGCCAATCCTTCGACGGTGGAACCCTGCAATAA